Proteins from one Chitinophaga oryzae genomic window:
- a CDS encoding TrmH family RNA methyltransferase: MTPERKERLLTTLNRRQANLTVVLEDVQDPHNVSAVLRTCDAVGIQDVYVISTMAPRRKKWGHRSSSSAAMWLTIHQFDNVEECMAALRAKYDKIFTTHLSTDAISLYDIDFTGSVALVFGNEQMGVSEKIRSLSDGNFIIPQMGIIKSLNISVACAVSIYEAMRQKTLAGHYDKPGLPPDQYNTLLEQWGYPIHEEGE; encoded by the coding sequence ATGACACCAGAAAGGAAGGAGCGGTTACTGACCACCCTGAACAGGCGGCAGGCCAATTTAACCGTTGTATTGGAAGATGTGCAGGACCCGCATAACGTTTCTGCCGTATTACGTACCTGCGATGCCGTAGGTATCCAGGATGTGTATGTGATCAGTACCATGGCGCCGCGCCGGAAGAAATGGGGGCACAGAAGCAGCAGCAGCGCGGCTATGTGGCTGACCATCCACCAGTTTGACAATGTAGAGGAATGCATGGCCGCGCTGCGGGCAAAATACGACAAGATCTTTACCACGCATCTCTCCACAGATGCCATCAGCCTGTATGATATCGACTTCACCGGCTCGGTGGCGCTGGTATTCGGTAATGAACAGATGGGCGTCAGTGAAAAGATCAGGTCACTTTCCGACGGCAACTTCATCATCCCGCAGATGGGTATTATCAAGTCGCTGAATATATCCGTCGCCTGCGCCGTGAGCATCTATGAAGCCATGCGCCAGAAGACGCTGGCAGGGCATTATGATAAGCCCGGCTTACCCCCTGATCAATACAATACCCTGCTGGAACAGTGGGGATATCCGATACACGAGGAGGGGGAATAA
- a CDS encoding DUF928 domain-containing protein has protein sequence MRKFCIGLLLMILLGQIQAKAQVSFAFMPEVQGRTLDGLLQVRVGGQAAGGQDVVLTITVTAKPVGTVVSIKTPAFRLMPGLNALPPGLLSGADIRFGNNRIADMCRQSGYFTEAEYEYCFEIADAGKGNSAPVLGEQCFDYMLQPFSPLILAAPADEDVICDKRPTFFWQPLLPAVPGMQYRLILSEVKPGQAKAEALRYNMPLINQQFINMPMLFFPPAARELNEGKEYIWQVTAYRGDMLLATSEMWTFRVNCTDSSESRSAGSYRDIEDLALGNFYLAKGTLRFAVRNTYGPANLSYTISGITDPSARIRKLPAIRLKHGSNHILIDLSDNRGFKDGHYYQLELKLPDGGERKLRFIYKQETE, from the coding sequence ATGAGAAAATTCTGTATTGGATTGTTACTGATGATACTGCTGGGGCAGATACAGGCGAAGGCCCAGGTGTCCTTTGCCTTTATGCCGGAAGTGCAGGGAAGGACGCTGGACGGCCTTTTACAGGTACGGGTAGGCGGACAGGCTGCCGGGGGACAGGACGTAGTACTGACGATAACAGTAACGGCTAAACCAGTAGGTACCGTGGTGTCCATCAAAACACCCGCTTTCCGGCTCATGCCAGGACTGAATGCCCTGCCACCAGGGCTGCTGTCCGGCGCCGATATCCGCTTCGGCAACAACCGCATTGCCGATATGTGCCGGCAGTCGGGATATTTCACGGAAGCGGAATATGAATACTGTTTTGAAATAGCGGATGCCGGCAAAGGAAATAGCGCGCCGGTGCTGGGAGAACAGTGTTTCGACTATATGCTGCAGCCTTTCTCGCCGCTTATCCTGGCGGCTCCGGCCGATGAAGACGTTATCTGCGACAAACGTCCCACGTTTTTCTGGCAGCCGCTGCTGCCAGCCGTCCCGGGTATGCAGTACCGCCTTATCCTGAGCGAAGTGAAACCCGGTCAGGCGAAAGCAGAGGCACTGCGTTACAACATGCCACTGATCAACCAGCAGTTTATCAACATGCCTATGTTGTTTTTTCCGCCAGCTGCAAGAGAATTAAATGAAGGCAAAGAATATATCTGGCAGGTGACAGCCTACAGGGGAGATATGCTGCTGGCCACTTCTGAAATGTGGACGTTCCGGGTGAACTGCACGGACAGTTCGGAGAGCCGGTCAGCGGGGAGCTACCGTGATATCGAAGACCTGGCGCTGGGCAATTTCTATCTAGCCAAAGGAACATTGCGTTTTGCGGTGCGCAATACGTATGGGCCGGCCAACCTGTCCTATACGATCAGTGGCATTACTGATCCTTCGGCGCGCATCCGCAAGTTGCCCGCTATCCGGCTAAAGCACGGCAGTAATCATATCCTCATCGATCTATCTGATAACCGTGGCTTCAAAGATGGTCACTATTACCAGCTGGAACTGAAGCTGCCCGATGGCGGTGAACGTAAGCTGAGGTTTATCTATAAACAGGAAACGGAATAA